Proteins encoded in a region of the Oncorhynchus gorbuscha isolate QuinsamMale2020 ecotype Even-year linkage group LG16, OgorEven_v1.0, whole genome shotgun sequence genome:
- the atp6v0ca gene encoding ATPase H+ transporting V0 subunit ca, with the protein MSSESPEYSPFFAVMGASAAMVFSALGAAYGTAKSGTGIAAMSVMRPELIMKSIIPVVMAGIIAIYGLVVAVLIANNISEKVTLYKSFLHLGAGLSVGLSGLAAGFAIGIVGDAGVRGTAQQPRLFVGMILILIFAEVLGLYGLIVALILSTK; encoded by the exons ATGTCGTCAGAAAGCCCCGAATACTCCCCGTTCTTCGCAGTGATGGGAGCCTCTGCGGCTATGGTCTTCAGCG caTTGGGGGCGGCCTATGGCACGGCTAAGAGCGGAACGGGCATCGCTGCCATGTCGGTGATGCGGCCGGAGCTCATCATGAAGTCCATCATTCCTGTGGTCATGGCGGGTATCATAGCCATCTACGGGCTGGTGGTGGCGGTGCTCATCGCCAACAACATTTCAGAGAAAGTCACCCTCTACAA GAGTTTCCTCCACCTGGGTGCTGGGCTGAGCGTGGGGCTGAGTGGGCTGGCGGCTGGTTTCGCCATCGGCATTGTGGGCGATGCAGGTGTTCGGGGCACGGCCCAGCAGCCCAGGCTCTTCGTGGGCATGATCCTCATCCTGATCTTTGCAGAGGTCCTGGGGCTCTACGGTCTTATTGTGGCTCTCATCCTCTCCACAAAATAG